Proteins co-encoded in one Cricetulus griseus strain 17A/GY chromosome 1 unlocalized genomic scaffold, alternate assembly CriGri-PICRH-1.0 chr1_1, whole genome shotgun sequence genomic window:
- the LOC100754555 gene encoding olfactory receptor 4L1, whose amino-acid sequence MDYENGSAVTEFILVGFSGDWQLQTFLFVTFSLIYGATVVGNILIIVTVAANSTLRSPMYFLLGNLSFLDMGLSTVTTPKMIRDLLAELKSISVWGCMAQMFFMHFFGGAEMTLLIVMAFDRYVAICKPLHYRIIMSQRLLNMFVILSWTIGFIHTMSQMVLTVNLPFCGHNIVNSIFCDLPLVIKLACIETNTLELFVIADSGLLSFICFILLLVSYTVILVTVKHKSPGRLSKALSTLSAHIIVVTLFFGPCIFIYAYPFGSFASNKTFAVFYTVITPLLNPIIYTLRNQEMQKAMRKLWIKQVNFV is encoded by the coding sequence ATGGATTATGAAAATGGATCAGCTGTGACAGAATTTATTTTAGTGGGATTTTCTGGAGATTGGCAACTTCAAACATTCCTCtttgtaacattttctttgatctaTGGTGCAACTGTGGTGGGCAACATTCTTATCATAGTCACAGTGGCAGCTAATTCCACCCTTCGCTCTCCCATGTACTTTCTTCTTGGAAACCTCTCCTTTCTGGACATGGGTCTTTCTACTGTCACAACTCCCAAGATGATCAGAGACTTGCTTGCAGAGCTCAAGAGTATCTCTGTATGGGGCTGCATGGCCCAGATGTTCTTCATGCACTTCTTTGGGGGTGCTGAAATGACACTTTTGATAGTCATGGCCTTTGATAGATATGTGGCCATATGCAAACCCTTGCACTACAGGATCATCATGAGTCAGAGGTTACTGAATATGTTTGTAATACTTTCCTGGACAATTGGCTTCATACACACCATGAGCCAGATGGTATTGACAGTGAATTTGCCTTTCTGTGGTCACAATATTGTAAATAGCATATTTTGTGATCTCCCCTTGGTAATCAAGCTGGCTTGTATTGAAACGAACACTCTGGAGTTATTTGTCATTGCTGACAGCGGGCTGCTGTCTTTTATCTGTTTCATCCTCTTGCTTGTTTCTTACACTGTCATTCTGGTCACTGTAAAGCACAAATCACCTGGCAGGCTTTCCAAGGCTCTGTCCACTTTGTCTGCTCACATAATCGTGGTCACTCTGTTCTTTGGACCCTGTATCTTCATCTATGCCTATCCTTTTGGTAGTTTTGCGAGCAATAAAACCTTTGCTGTGTTTTATACTGTTATCACTCCCTTACTGAATCCTATTATTTACACACTGAGAAATCAAGAAATGCAAAAGGCCATGAGAAAATTATGGATCAAACAAGTTAACTTTGTGTAA
- the LOC100754268 gene encoding olfactory receptor 4L1, producing MDYENGSAVTEFILVGFSGDWQLQAFFFVTFSLIYGATVVGNVLIIVTVAANSTLRSPMYFLLGNLSFLDMCITTATTPKMIRDLLAERKSISVWGCMAQMFFMHFFGGAEMTLLIVMAFDRYVAICKPLHYRIIMSQKLLNMFVILSWTIGFIHTMSQMVLTVNLPFCGHNIVNNIFCDLPLVIKLACIETNTLELFVIADSGLLSFICFILLLVSYTVILVTVKHKSPGRLSKALSTLSAHIIVVTLFFGPCIFIYAWPFGSFASNKTFAVFYTVITPLLNPIIYTLRNQEMQKAMRKLWTQQVSFMSNL from the coding sequence ATGGATTATGAAAATGGATCAGCTGTGACAGAATTTATTTTAGTGGGATTTTCTGGAGATTGGCAACTTCAAGCTTTCTTCtttgtaacattttctttgatctaTGGTGCAACTGTGGTGGGCAACGTTCTTATCATAGTCACAGTGGCAGCTAATTCCACCCTTCGCTCTCCCATGTACTTTCTTCTTGGAAACCTCTCCTTTCTGGATATGTGTATTACCACTGCCACAACTCCCAAGATGATCAGAGACTTGCTTGCAGAGCGCAAGAGCATCTCTGTATGGGGCTGCATGGCCCAGATGTTCTTCATGCACTTCTTTGGGGGTGCTGAAATGACACTTTTGATAGTCATGGCCTTTGATAGATACGTGGCCATATGCAAACCCTTGCACTACAGGATCATCATGAGTCAGAAGTTACTGAATATGTTTGTAATACTTTCCTGGACAATTGGATTCATACACACCATGAGCCAGATGGTATTGACAGTGAATTTGCCTTTCTGTGGTCACAATATTGTAAATAACATATTTTGTGATCTCCCCTTGGTAATCAAGCTGGCTTGTATTGAAACGAACACTCTGGAGTTATTTGTCATTGCTGACAGCGGGCTGCTGTCTTTTATCTGTTTCATCCTCTTGCTTGTTTCTTACACTGTCATTCTGGTCACTGTAAAGCACAAATCACCTGGCAGGCTTTCCAAGGCTCTGTCCACCTTGTCTGCTCACATAATCGTGGTCACTCTGTTCTTTGGACCCTGTATCTTCATCTATGCCTGGCCTTTTGGTAGTTTTGCGAGCAATAAAACCTTTGCTGTGTTTTATACTGTTATCACTCCCTTACTGAATCCTATTATTTACACACTGAGAAATCAGGAAATGCAAAAAGCCATGAGAAAATTATGGACACAACAAGTTAGCTTCATGTCAAACTTATAA